A window of the Gemmatimonadota bacterium genome harbors these coding sequences:
- the lpdA gene encoding dihydrolipoyl dehydrogenase: MASEIYDVAVVGGGPGGYVSAIRAAQLGLKSVVIEKDKPGGVCLNWGCIPTKALLKNAELVLTLRHAEDYGISCDNLQFDMGKAVQRSRKAADTLASGIKFLLKKNKVDLVSGRGRLASDTSVDVTNGKGETQTVNARSIVLATGSRSKEIPAVPVDGNRIITSTEAMLIEEPPGSMTIIGGGAIGVEFAYYYAAYGTEVTIVEMLPHLLPLEDEEISETLEKSFAKLGIGIKTGARVDSAESGSGGTSVTVTVDGKEETLKADVTLLAIGRDANVEDIGLEEVGVETDRGYIRVDDECRTTVSGVYAIGDVTGPPLLAHKASAEGINLVERLAGHPSALIDRENIPACTYCQPQVASVGLTEAQAAAEREIQVFRMPYRSSGKAVAAGQTDGMVKLIADAKYGEILGAHIIGADATELIAEICTARTLESTTRELHKTIHAHPTLSELVMEAAAGMEGAAIHI, from the coding sequence ATGGCATCAGAGATCTACGACGTGGCAGTGGTCGGCGGCGGCCCCGGGGGCTACGTTTCGGCGATACGGGCGGCCCAGCTGGGCTTGAAATCGGTGGTGATCGAGAAGGACAAGCCCGGCGGCGTGTGCCTGAACTGGGGGTGTATACCCACCAAGGCGCTGTTGAAGAACGCCGAGCTCGTACTGACCCTGCGCCACGCCGAAGATTACGGCATTTCCTGCGACAACCTGCAATTCGACATGGGCAAGGCCGTGCAGCGCAGCCGCAAGGCCGCCGACACACTGGCCAGCGGCATCAAGTTCCTCCTCAAGAAGAACAAAGTGGATCTCGTCAGCGGCCGCGGCCGCCTGGCTTCGGACACTTCCGTCGACGTGACGAACGGCAAGGGTGAGACGCAGACCGTTAACGCCCGTTCGATCGTCCTGGCGACGGGTTCGCGCTCCAAGGAGATCCCGGCCGTCCCGGTGGACGGAAATCGGATCATCACCAGTACCGAGGCCATGCTGATCGAAGAGCCGCCCGGGTCGATGACCATCATCGGCGGCGGTGCGATCGGCGTGGAATTCGCCTACTATTACGCGGCCTACGGAACCGAGGTCACCATCGTCGAGATGCTGCCTCACCTGCTGCCCCTGGAAGACGAAGAGATCAGCGAAACGCTGGAAAAGAGCTTCGCGAAACTGGGCATCGGGATCAAGACAGGGGCACGTGTCGATTCGGCCGAATCGGGTTCGGGCGGCACCTCGGTGACTGTAACCGTCGACGGGAAAGAAGAGACGCTGAAAGCCGACGTCACGCTCCTGGCCATCGGCCGCGACGCGAACGTCGAGGATATCGGGCTCGAAGAAGTCGGCGTCGAGACCGACCGGGGCTACATCAGGGTGGATGACGAGTGCCGGACGACGGTGTCCGGCGTGTACGCCATCGGCGACGTCACGGGTCCGCCCCTCCTCGCCCACAAGGCGTCCGCGGAAGGGATCAACCTGGTGGAGCGGCTCGCGGGCCATCCATCGGCGCTCATCGATCGCGAGAACATCCCCGCGTGCACCTATTGCCAGCCCCAGGTCGCCAGCGTCGGCCTGACCGAGGCGCAGGCCGCCGCGGAACGCGAAATCCAGGTTTTCAGAATGCCCTATCGCTCCAGCGGCAAAGCCGTGGCCGCCGGCCAGACGGACGGCATGGTCAAGCTGATCGCGGACGCGAAATACGGCGAGATCCTCGGCGCGCACATCATCGGGGCGGACGCCACCGAACTGATCGCGGAGATCTGCACCGCGCGCACGCTGGAATCGACCACCCGGGAACTCCACAAGACCATTCACGCCCACCCCACGCTGTCGGAACTGGTCATGGAAGCCGCCGCCGGGATGGAAGGCGCGGCGATCCACATCTAG
- a CDS encoding M20 family metallopeptidase, whose protein sequence is MRRSGGQVYTGLVARTETAGHMTLEAITKSIAHGRITELIEELVAIPSVTGNERALGDMLQGCFGEIGLAGIHRIPVEDSGDTLAVRIPGRGNGRGNGRAFMLNFHQDTFDACDGWETDPWSPVVKDGCMYGLGAHDMKAGAAAVLVAVEAIVRSGTELAGDLIVSATTDEENWSRGAHALIDSGLLEGCEGCLIPEPTPPGRLRIGSRGRHVIKIDLAGRTAHAAYTGEGVNAVHDAAKIITALDRIELGWNEEFELGGTICVIEISGGRNIILVPEHAQVVLDRHILPGQSINEAAEDVEALIRSLSIASEWRVTWDDRPTPAPAPYIVDPGSKFVQSTRKRVEEQLGRPVRYALARSVADTNHFAVTGCIPTLVYGPEGGNTCQANEFVSIESTLRVARAYCGIVIDMLGVMR, encoded by the coding sequence ATGAGAAGGAGCGGAGGACAGGTGTATACGGGCCTCGTAGCGCGTACCGAAACGGCCGGACACATGACCCTGGAAGCCATCACCAAGTCTATCGCACACGGGCGAATCACCGAGCTGATCGAAGAGTTGGTCGCCATTCCGTCGGTCACGGGAAACGAACGGGCACTGGGCGACATGCTCCAGGGGTGTTTCGGCGAGATCGGTCTTGCCGGGATTCACCGGATTCCGGTGGAGGATTCGGGCGACACCCTGGCCGTGCGGATTCCCGGTCGAGGGAACGGCCGAGGGAACGGCCGCGCGTTCATGCTCAATTTCCACCAGGACACCTTCGACGCGTGCGACGGTTGGGAAACGGACCCGTGGTCGCCCGTGGTCAAAGACGGATGCATGTACGGGCTCGGCGCACACGACATGAAGGCGGGTGCGGCGGCCGTGCTCGTCGCGGTGGAGGCCATCGTCCGGTCCGGGACTGAACTGGCCGGCGACCTGATCGTCTCCGCCACCACCGACGAGGAGAACTGGTCCCGGGGCGCCCACGCCCTGATCGACAGCGGGCTGCTCGAGGGGTGCGAAGGCTGCCTTATACCCGAACCGACGCCACCGGGGCGTCTGCGCATCGGTTCGCGGGGCCGGCACGTGATCAAGATCGACCTGGCGGGTAGGACGGCCCACGCCGCGTACACGGGAGAAGGCGTCAACGCCGTTCATGACGCCGCGAAGATCATCACGGCCCTGGACCGGATCGAACTGGGCTGGAACGAGGAGTTCGAACTTGGCGGTACAATCTGCGTCATCGAAATCAGCGGGGGAAGGAACATCATCCTTGTACCGGAACACGCGCAGGTCGTCCTCGACCGGCATATCCTGCCCGGACAGTCGATCAACGAGGCCGCGGAGGACGTCGAGGCGCTGATCCGGTCTCTGTCGATCGCGTCCGAGTGGCGCGTCACGTGGGACGACCGTCCCACGCCCGCGCCGGCGCCTTACATCGTGGATCCCGGGTCGAAGTTCGTCCAGTCCACCCGGAAGCGGGTCGAGGAGCAGCTCGGTCGGCCGGTGCGATATGCCCTGGCAAGGAGTGTGGCCGACACGAACCACTTTGCCGTGACCGGGTGCATCCCGACGCTGGTGTACGGCCCCGAAGGGGGAAACACCTGCCAGGCCAACGAATTCGTCAGTATCGAGTCCACTCTACGTGTCGCACGGGCCTATTGCGGCATCGTGATCGACATGCTGGGAGTCATGCGTTAG